A single genomic interval of Microbacterium sp. LWO14-1.2 harbors:
- a CDS encoding PTS mannitol transporter subunit IICB codes for MTTTSPAATRSGGLRTGVQRFGTFLSGMIMPNIAAFIAWGFITMLFIPAGFFGADSPFGSAWHWAPVAEIIGGGGDSAAIGWNGAMTAIAEGDGGNFFAYVGLVGPMVTYLLPLLIANTAGRMVYGERGGVVATIATMGVIVGTNIPMFLGAMIMGPIAAWITKQMDKLWDGKIRPGFEMLVNNFSAGILGMILAIVGFFAFGPVMLGVSAVLGAAVDWLVSLNLLPVVSIIVEPAKVLFLNNAINHGVFTPLGIEQAADTGKSILFLIEANPGPGLGLLLAFTFFGVGAAKASAPGAAIIQFFGGIHEIYFPYALSKPTTILALIAGGAAGVTTNMVLGGGLGFPAAPGSIIAVTAAALGGGVGNVLVVYLSVLIAAAVTFFITAVILRASRKRDLAAEGDSFGAAIAQTEANKGKSSAAMDSLRASSAAAGAAAGTGTATAVATTPIQNVVFACDAGMGSSAMGASVLRNKFKKAGIEGVTVTNQAIANLDGTADLVITQQQLTDRAKAQSPNSVHVSVDNFMNAPQYEEVVEMVREQRESGE; via the coding sequence ATGACGACGACGTCACCGGCCGCCACCAGATCAGGCGGTCTCCGAACAGGCGTGCAGCGCTTCGGCACGTTCCTGTCCGGAATGATCATGCCCAACATCGCGGCGTTCATCGCGTGGGGCTTCATCACAATGCTGTTCATCCCCGCCGGATTCTTCGGCGCCGACAGCCCCTTCGGTTCCGCGTGGCACTGGGCTCCGGTGGCCGAGATCATCGGCGGCGGAGGTGACTCGGCCGCGATCGGCTGGAACGGCGCCATGACCGCGATCGCCGAGGGCGACGGCGGGAACTTCTTCGCCTACGTGGGCCTCGTCGGCCCCATGGTCACGTATCTCCTTCCCCTGTTGATCGCCAACACCGCCGGCCGCATGGTCTACGGCGAGCGCGGCGGCGTCGTGGCGACCATCGCGACCATGGGTGTCATCGTGGGCACCAACATCCCGATGTTCCTCGGGGCCATGATCATGGGCCCGATCGCCGCGTGGATCACCAAGCAGATGGACAAGCTGTGGGACGGCAAGATTCGCCCCGGCTTCGAGATGCTCGTGAACAACTTCTCCGCCGGCATCCTCGGCATGATCCTGGCGATCGTCGGGTTCTTCGCCTTCGGTCCCGTGATGCTCGGTGTCAGTGCGGTGCTCGGTGCAGCCGTCGACTGGCTCGTCTCGCTGAACCTCCTGCCCGTGGTCTCGATCATCGTCGAGCCGGCCAAGGTGCTCTTCCTCAACAACGCCATCAACCACGGCGTGTTCACGCCGCTCGGCATCGAGCAGGCTGCGGACACCGGGAAGTCGATTCTGTTCCTCATCGAAGCGAACCCCGGACCTGGCCTCGGCCTTCTCCTCGCGTTCACGTTCTTCGGTGTCGGCGCGGCCAAGGCCTCCGCCCCCGGAGCCGCGATCATCCAGTTCTTCGGTGGTATCCACGAGATCTACTTCCCGTACGCGCTCAGCAAGCCCACCACGATCCTCGCGCTCATCGCGGGTGGTGCGGCGGGCGTCACCACGAACATGGTGCTCGGTGGCGGACTCGGTTTCCCGGCAGCTCCCGGCAGCATCATCGCCGTGACCGCGGCGGCGCTCGGCGGCGGGGTCGGCAACGTCCTGGTCGTCTACCTCTCGGTGCTCATCGCCGCCGCGGTCACGTTCTTCATCACCGCCGTGATCCTGCGTGCGTCTCGCAAGCGCGACCTGGCCGCCGAAGGTGACTCCTTCGGCGCGGCCATCGCGCAGACCGAGGCGAACAAGGGCAAGTCCTCCGCCGCGATGGACTCGCTGCGCGCATCCTCCGCCGCAGCCGGAGCCGCCGCAGGAACGGGCACGGCTACGGCCGTCGCGACGACCCCGATCCAGAACGTGGTGTTCGCGTGCGACGCGGGCATGGGTTCGTCGGCGATGGGCGCGAGCGTGCTGCGCAACAAGTTCAAGAAGGCGGGCATCGAGGGCGTCACGGTCACCAACCAGGCGATCGCCAACCTCGACGGCACGGCCGACCTCGTGATCACGCAGCAGCAGCTCACCGACCGTGCGAAGGCGCAGTCGCCGAACTCCGTGCACGTGTCCGTGGACAACTTCATGAACGCGCCGCAGTATGAAGAAGTCGTCGAGATGGTGCGCGAGCAGCGCGAATCCGGCGAATGA
- a CDS encoding PTS sugar transporter subunit IIA, with product MSVLTLGQVRIHSGSSTQEAALQEATDILVTAGAVTPAYADAMRQREETVSTYMGNGLAIPHGTNDAKDAILGSALSVVRYDGGVDWAGEQATFVIGIAGKGDEHLEILSQIAILFSDEDDVAKLNAAQTPDELFALLSAVNE from the coding sequence ATGAGCGTTCTCACCCTCGGCCAGGTCCGCATCCACTCCGGCTCCAGCACTCAGGAGGCCGCGCTGCAGGAGGCGACCGACATCCTCGTCACCGCGGGAGCCGTCACGCCCGCGTACGCAGACGCCATGCGGCAGCGCGAGGAGACGGTGTCGACGTACATGGGCAACGGGCTCGCCATCCCCCACGGCACCAACGACGCCAAGGATGCGATCCTCGGCTCCGCGCTGTCGGTCGTCCGTTACGACGGCGGCGTCGACTGGGCCGGGGAGCAGGCGACGTTCGTCATCGGCATCGCCGGCAAGGGTGACGAGCACCTGGAGATCCTCTCGCAGATCGCGATCCTCTTCTCCGACGAGGACGACGTCGCGAAGCTGAACGCCGCGCAGACCCCCGACGAGCTGTTCGCGCTGCTCTCGGCCGTCAACGAGTGA